A window of the Thermotoga sp. SG1 genome harbors these coding sequences:
- the minD gene encoding septum site-determining protein MinD: MGNIIVVTSGKGGVGKTTVTANLGCALAKLGEKVCLIDADIGLKNLDIVLGLENRIVYTLIDVVNGKVSPQEALVRHKVLKNLYLLPASQIATKEMVSPEDMKSIVKELVPNFDYIIIDSPAGIERGFRNAVAPAERILVVTTPEVPAISDADRVIGLLENFGFSDDRIHVVINRFKPHMVKKGEMLTTDDIKHTLSLEIIAVIPDSEEIIIASNTGTPVSLNGSSRISKNFENLARRIRGDRVPLEEDFATVSRGFFDSLKDFFSKFKRG; encoded by the coding sequence ATGGGAAACATCATAGTGGTGACTTCCGGTAAAGGAGGGGTGGGTAAAACCACCGTCACCGCCAACCTTGGATGCGCCCTTGCAAAACTTGGAGAAAAGGTCTGCCTGATCGATGCGGACATAGGCTTGAAGAACCTCGATATAGTACTTGGCCTTGAGAACAGAATAGTTTACACGCTGATCGATGTGGTGAACGGAAAGGTCTCCCCCCAGGAGGCCCTGGTCAGGCACAAGGTACTGAAAAACCTCTACCTTCTTCCTGCTTCTCAAATCGCCACAAAAGAGATGGTCTCTCCTGAAGATATGAAATCGATCGTCAAAGAACTGGTGCCTAATTTTGACTATATAATCATCGATTCCCCGGCGGGTATTGAGAGGGGATTTAGAAACGCTGTGGCACCGGCTGAAAGAATCCTGGTGGTCACCACCCCGGAGGTTCCCGCCATCTCCGACGCAGACAGGGTGATAGGACTTTTGGAGAATTTCGGCTTCTCGGATGATAGGATTCACGTCGTGATCAACAGATTCAAGCCACACATGGTGAAGAAAGGAGAGATGCTCACCACGGATGACATCAAACACACCCTCTCTTTGGAAATCATAGCCGTTATACCGGATTCTGAGGAGATCATCATCGCTTCCAACACTGGAACACCTGTTTCTTTGAACGGGAGTTCCAGGATTTCCAAAAACTTCGAAAATCTCGCAAGGAGAATACGGGGAGATAGGGTGCCTCTGGAAGAGGATTTCGCAACCGTATCCAGGGGGTTCTTTGATTCTCTAAAGGATTTCTTCTCAAAATTCAAGAGGGGATGA
- a CDS encoding secondary thiamine-phosphate synthase enzyme YjbQ — protein sequence MMKKLTIRSSSRTQFIDITSEVIRAIEESKVKSGICVVFVPHTTAGVTINENADPSVRHDIMTTIGKLVPAAANYTHLEGNADSHIKASLVGSSVTLIIENGRPLLGTWQGIYFCEFDGPRTRSVYVKVIED from the coding sequence ATGATGAAAAAGTTGACGATACGATCTTCCTCCCGTACTCAGTTCATCGATATCACTTCAGAGGTTATTCGGGCGATAGAAGAATCGAAGGTGAAAAGCGGCATCTGTGTGGTTTTTGTTCCACACACGACCGCGGGTGTTACGATAAACGAAAACGCGGATCCAAGTGTAAGACACGATATAATGACCACGATTGGAAAACTCGTTCCTGCCGCGGCGAATTATACGCACCTTGAAGGAAACGCAGATTCCCACATAAAGGCTTCTCTCGTTGGCTCATCCGTTACACTCATAATAGAGAACGGCCGGCCACTGCTTGGAACATGGCAGGGGATTTATTTCTGCGAGTTCGATGGTCCAAGGACAAG